In Danio aesculapii chromosome 17, fDanAes4.1, whole genome shotgun sequence, the sequence tttttttattattatggtcaGTAGAATAGGGaatacatttctttattttaaccctttaatctCTTTGATTAAATCTTCCTGTTTTAATGAAAAGCAGGCAGTTGTTACGCGAAGTTAAAGCGTTAAATATGTACATGTATTTTTAAGTTGgtcattaaaaaaagctattgGAGTACATTTTAGAAATGAAAATATTGTTtcagtatttttacttttaaatgtactgtaaaatgttaatatgtacTATTCAGTgtgttactttatttactttaatgaaataaaccaaactgaaaaaacacttttaaatgtccttttaaatgctttaagtggatttatatattaaaatattaaattatgcaGCGTGATAAAATACTAAagatttaataaatacaatatttgttttaaaatgatctGTCAAAATGTGAGAGCTGAAGAGGATCATGCAGTTACAcacgagcaattccatgcaaacaaagttttcaccaaaatagcaaaagcCTTTAAGGATtttgtaggcttgtattttactttactataaaataatcttttccaataataatatttgttttaccaaagtcacacaagtgccaatttcacatcagtcacatAACGCTTTTTCCTCTTAAatgctaaaatgtcaaataaaattcattcattttctttttggcttagtccctttattaatctagggttgccacagcgtaatgaaccaccaacttatccagcatatgtttacgcagcggatgcctttccagctgcaacccagtactgcgaaacacccatacacactgacatgcacacaaatacactacggccaatttagcttatttaactCACCTATAGAtcatgtcttcggacttgtgggtgaaaccggagcaccctgaggaaacccacgcaaacatggggagaacatgcaaacttcacacagaaatgccaattgacccagccgagcagcgaccagcgaccttcttgatatGAGGCGATTGTGtttcccactgcgccactgtttcacctgtagaataaaataaaatcaataattttgttctaaaaaaaaaagacaaagtcaatcgatttaccggtcaatctacgttcctactctcacctatagtcatgagttttgggtcatgaccgaaaggacaagatctaaGATACAAGCACCCAAAATGAATTTCctttcacagggtggcagggcacacccttatagataggctGAGAAGCTCGGAGTTGAGCCGCTACTCCTCCACTCGAGCAACTATGTcgctcggctggcctgggaacacctcagggaatcccctggaggagctggaggaagtgtctggggagagggaagtctggggttctcttctgagactgctgcccccacaacCCGGCCacggaaaagcggatgaaaataaatgaatgaataaatgaacgaatgaatgaatttttgctCTTTAGTGAGCTAACTCTtattcttttgattagcattatttcttttgggttgtgcaattTAATTCACTGAATTGCTACAAAAGTGTTATATAGTGTAAACTCActaacttttttgtcacatccataacacatgcttattttcctcatttaaaatctcaaaaatgtttttgggttgatatttttctgatcccacaaCTGATGTGGTTAGatgttttggaaaataaaaatatttcaataggATGTTTCAATATAACGTTAAcatatactcattcattcattcattttccttcagcttagttcctttatgtatcaggggtcaccacagcagaatggactgccaacttatccagcactttttacacatttttacagcccttccagctgtaacccagtactgggaaacacccatacactcattcacacacgctctcatacactacggccaatttagtttacccaattcacctgtaccacatgtctttggactgtggaggaaaccgagtAAACCGGAGTAaaccggagtaaacccacgccaacacggggggaacatgcaaactccacatagaaatgccaactgacccagatactcgaaccagcaaccttcttgctgtgaggcgacagtgctaaccactgagccactgtgtcacccagtaacatatactttctctgtgaattctGGTTTTGAGGTTTTACTGCTCATGTCACATCCacaacgctggaattgctcacatcCAATATTGATACAACTGAAAATCTTCAAATTCAGCCTCAAAATCTAATCTGATTCATTAAACTAAAAATTAACTATATATTAATCCATCTTCCAGGAGGACTCACGCGAAAAGGATGCTGTCAGGAGGCTCCAGCAAACCCAGAAAGAAAGTGTCTTCAACCACAACAAACACAAACCTGCCCATGAGCAACGTGGGCACCAGCTCAGCTTCTGGAAGCTTCATTCAGTCAAACGCATCCTCTGAAAATGGCTTCCGAATCCCTCGGGTCGACCTGGGAAACATAGACCACAGTAATGGAGAGCATTTCAGCACCAACAGCGGCTCGACCATAGTGACGATACACGACATGCCATCAGTTGATAACACATAGCAGATGTTCCCTATACCCACACATTTGAAGATAACACACCaacatgaacaaaggacctaaggAAAGTTTTAACTCCTGCCATCCCTGTTTAGGATCTCATGGAACTTTGAGGAAAGTCCACTTTAAAAGAGCGTATTTATGAAAAACCTGAGGAAAACTACAGACCTGACATgattatggttttatttttagcACTCGATTTGGTGAGGAAATGTAGGCTAAAAGATTTTATCGCCTTGAGCTGGAAACATTCATTAAAAACTAGCCAGAATTCTATTCTAATTCTGTATTAATCACTGTGACATTTGCACTCTAGTAGTAAAGTCTCCCATTAAAGATTGTTCATGCAAAAACATTATCATGCTGAATTCACCAACAATTGATCCAAAGCCACTTACGAGTCCTGAggtgtatatatattgtgttcagaTGCCATCTCTGGAACCTTGCCGATGCTAATTGTGCCGTTGTCGGATTAAAATGGCTTTGGCAAGTTGGAAAAATGCTTGTTGTGTTCCATTTTCTAAATTCAGTGTTCATCTGTATGCCCTTGGAAGAGTTGAAGGGTGGAAGGAATCAAAATGTAAAGAAGAGTAAGTGTCCATCTCTTCTGGCCTTCATTCTGAATTTTAATGGCCAGTTTTGAGCAGTCACGATAGCCATGATCGTTCCCTATGGAGATGGATTTATCCTTGTTGGAAGACAGCAATTGTGTGAAAAGTGTATTCAGATGTTGTTTGCTATTAATTTCATGTTTAGATGTGCCAGAGTTTACTGTGTGAAACAACAAATGGCTTGTATGTAACATGAAAACGATGATCTCTAAACATTTATTGGTTACACATACAAAGTATGGATTTATCCGAAATTGCCGCTATACCCTCATTCACTGTTCTCTACATCAGTCCATCAATAAACTCTACATGAGTGAATTCGAGTATGATAAACCAAAAGAGATGTCTATTTGTTGTTTTgctggttattcattcattttcttttcggcttagtagtccatttattaatccagggccgccacagcggaatgaacagcggagcacatttttacacagcggatgcccttccagccacaacctctgccacaatctctgggaaacacatatacacacacacacacacacaatttagcctacccaattcacctgtacctcatgtctttggactgtgggggaaactggagcaccggtCTTGCTGGTTTTATTGGTCTCAATGCTCGTATTACTGGTCTCAGTGCTGGCCTTTTTttcagcaagaccagcattgagaccagcactGAGACCAGTAATACGAGCATCGAGACCAGCATACTAGCATCAACATATGCTGGTTCTATgcaaatatgctgtttttttttttcaacaattacCAATGAAACAGTATTCTGTCACGGTAAACGTTAATTTAACAATTAGACAATCAGTTATTTATAAACTTACACTGATAAGATACTGCAGTTGAGGCCATCTTGTTGTCAAACGCGGGAATTCATTCTCCTCACGAACTCTGTGTACACCTGTTCACTTGACTCGCTATAgcggtgcattgtgggattgattaagTTCACTGGTTTCTGACGTCAATATAGCGGTTTAGTTCCCTTAAATAATGCAGGTCTTCAACCCTGTTCCCGGAGAAACCTTCCTGCAGAGGTCAGCTCACAACTGAACAAATGAATCaggacctgaagcagcacttaATGATTCGACAGGTTTGCAATTGAAAGCCGTAGGAGGAAAGAACTCGAGGAATAGGGTTCAGGACCCCTGATTTAAGGGTATAGTAGGTAATTTCggatatattatgtatataccTGGCCAGCAGGTGGCGATGTCACTTTCTAAGACACAAGACAAACTTGCGGTCCTCTCTGCCAATGTTGTTTTTGGGTGACAACTACGATTATATGCCAATAGACTGAATGTATATATGTGAATTTGAATGTTTTGTAGTTTCCACAGTGATGGAGTCATGTTTTTAAATTTGCACTTTGAACACCTTTTTTTCTTAAAGAGAAAGATTCTTTCTTGTTTGTTGAATTAGCAAATGAGTGAATCTTTCAGGGCAATCTCTGACTTATGATGAATCGTTGATTTGTTGTCAGATCTGAAATGAATGGGAAgcattatatgttttaaaagatgCATTAACAGTTTTATCCTAATAAATATtctgaaatgaaaatatttttaaaaaatccccaCATTATTGACCATCGTAAGCAGATCCAAATGTAATGTCAATACTAAATGCAAGATTTAGTTTGCAATTTGTTGTAACACAAAGGCTTCTATATTTAATTGTTGGAGACAATATCATATTTGTTCTCCAGTGTCAGAAAGCAGAGAAATGTAGAAGTTTCCAGTGAGCCACACTTCATCTCCTCAAGTAACCTCAAGAAAATTTATTCACAATCTGCAACAAAACTAAAGTATTGCataagaataaaagaaaagaaagaagaaaattaCAGCAGCGCTTGATTATATAAACAtgtagaaacttttttttttgtctgtgaacACAGTTATACCAAGCTCTCTGGCTAATGTTCTAGTGCAACATCTCAACAAAAACAGGCACAAGATAAACGTTTTTTCTTTTCTGAAGGAGATCAACTCACATTTTGCATGAGGAGACATTTACAGCGATAAAGAAAAAGATGCAAGAACACATATTCTGCGTACTACTCCAAGGCAACCATGTCAAGAAGATCAGTCCTTTCAACACAACAGTGTTTTTATTAGAGCTATGATAGTGTCTTCTGTTATTGTTTAATATCAAGTGCAAAGTAATGGATACTGGAAGTAAATGATTGTTAAAAGCCTTCCTGAACAGAGCTGCAAATTATATACATCGTATGCGTCATAATTTCATCATACCGAGTGTGAATCTGTCCAGATCTACGGTGTCCATCTATTGCTGAAGAATATGgttaaatgaacattgttttttttattatttatttgtatttatctgGAAAGGAATTTCTTCAAGACCAAAGAGAGTACATATAAGGCATAACCTGTTACACACTCAGTttggagaggggaaaaaaaagacataaCACTATAAATTAAGTACAAATATAAGCAGATTTTTACCTGAGAAGGAAAAGGTGCCACAGCAGAAGTATGGCACATGTCACATACACACAACACATGATGGCCTTTTAAGTTAGCagaatactgaaaaataaattaaaaagtcttTCCTAAATTTTGGACACTGCTTCGACTGTTGTGGTCaaatatgtttgttttctttttaagtgCTCAGTTAAGTGCAGTTTTTGTGTGGGACTTAAGACAGCGGGGCTGCACTGGCTTCATTTCACGCTGGTAACACCCTCAGAAGTGCTCATAACTCATCTCGAAACTCCGCCAGCTCATTTTCACCTGATTTATAGTTTCATTCATCGATTATTAAGAAGATATTCGTCTTCGTCAGCCAATCGTTTGGTCTTCGAAACCTCTCTACGTATGTTTTAacatacagacaaaaaaatattttcagcagAAAATTACAGACTAGAAAAATAAATATCGTTCCACCTGTTCACCTTTCGTTGAAGAGCAAATGAAgagggaaaataataataatatttggacATTTCAAGATGCGAGAACTCCACGTTGGATCACGTCTGAACCGTATCGTCTAGTCATGGGGCTCGGAAGTCTCTGGGTGTGACACCTCTTGCCCTGCTCCGATTGGCCGAGATCAGACTCCTCCAGATGGCGTCGATTCTCGCTTCCTGTCCGCAGCCGGGTCCTGATTTGAGGAGAGGAAGGGGCGGGGCTTGTGCTAAAAGTTTTTAAGGAAGAGTTTTGGTCTGCGGCATTGTCTGCGTCCTGCCTCTCGGTCTGTCTCCCTGCTGATGTTCTCTCGCTGCGTTTGGGGATTCGGAAACTGCCCCAGTTTTTCAGATGCCGTCCGGATGTTCCATTTGGCACTAGTTTTCCCTGATGGCTTGCGTTTGTCTTCCTCGGCGATCCGTTGTACGTGTTTGGAGTGGTAGCTACAGAATTAGCGTCAGTGTGAGACAGCAGCAATCTGTCATCCATGGTGTCGAGCTCTGTCTCACTGCTTAGTGTGTCCTCCATAGACTTCGCATGCCTCAGTTTGTCTTTAATAGACACCGGGTACCACAGCTTGCTCTTTCTCCTCCTGTCCTCCAGAGGGCGCTCACTCTCCTCCTCTTTTCTGTGAGACTCGCCGCTCCTCGTCCTGCCCTCAGAACGTCTAGATGAAGCAGACATCGCAGTCTCGTTTCTTACAGGGTCTCCAGAACTGGGAACACCATCCATGAGCATCTTTGCAGGCTTCTCTGCTTCGATATGCTTTGAGGATCTGTAAGAGTTGCTTCCCTTCTCGCTGGAGCTCAGTGTGCTGTTCTGCCCACAGTGACCCTTCAGAGGCTGAGGAGATGCTGGCACAGGTGGCGTCGTCCGGAAATAAAACATAGCCTCCTCCAAACGTCTTGTAGAGGATATGCCTGATCAAGAAAGAAAACAGAAGGGGTCAAACACATCTAATGGTTTAAATCACAGGTcttaaactcgattcctggagggccacagctcagcagggttttgttccaaccctaatcaaacacacctaatcgaactaatcaaggtgttcaagactactagaaacTATAAAAGGCcccatgaaattaaaaatgaCGTTTTTTAGATGTCAGCATCAGTATTAGGCATGAGCTGATATAAAATTCTGACGTATgctaaccttggataaaaatatcacggtttcacggtattgtgattactgccctaaaactttattctttttaaaggtctgggtaaaaaacaaaaactttttcccctttgaaaacaatatattttgttttttgaaagatttaaagtattttggagcagtaaacatgtcaggctaaataattacaatgaatCACCTCCGCTGTcttcattggtttcaaaaacacagatttctttacaatttaaaacggcatctttggatatattttctgcttaagatactgttgtcctaaaaaatacaaaaaaagtcaataaaacaatattacacataccttagtaacggtattacagaaaatattgCCAGCTGTAAAACCATGATAtttccaaaccgcgatataccttgaaaatggttatcgtcacATGCCTAatcagtattatttgtttttagtatATTTATAAGCTAGTGTACCCCAAAACAGTAACACAATTGGCGTTTAGAAGAtacaaaactgatataaacatgtaaagcttgtagtttgtcacttctccctaaatggatcaatggttttattcacgtcacctcatacttcagtttctaatCACACCATAACTAGgtatgctccgatcaggatttttgcagccgatacagaataccgattccttgtcatggtgattggctgATACAGAGTAacaattctgatgcttcaagctttataatgcaaaaaagCTCATTTTCCCTTTAAGTATGATACGTAATTTAATCTCTTAGGTAAGGTGAGATCATCACTTagggatgctgcatataatctcTTTAAACATCTATTATAACCATTAATGTGGACATGTTAAGTTCAAAGTGAGTTagataaaacactttaaaaattggtaagaaatgatcaacaatgcaatttggaaacattgcaaatgatggaaaaAGAATTCAACATGTTTCAATGAGCGAGTACCgattgagtcatgaaatgtgattatcggccaataCCGATCTCCGGCTGATCAATTGGAGCGTCTctaatcataaccaatcaaatgctctctagtgtctgacatggcCCGCCCCCTTAAAGAcaattttcatttgatgcacttcgAGCTCAACCACTTCTCACTGGCTGAGCTGTAAGGAACAAACACTATTGGCTATTTTTTCAAAAAGGGGAGGGgttacactatgtcccaccctttctttgtgtttcagttgagattacgtcaaacatcaaataaaagtgcatatttcaaagcacttcacgaggtgtgagttggaggtggttggagataattcctggagggccacagctctgcagattgaGTTTTACACCCCTGGCTTCAGTACTCTTTGAGTGAGCGTCATACTAACCAGTGACGCGGCCCTGCTCCAGCAGCCTGACGTGGTGATGAAAGATCTGCTCCTGCACTCGGCACAAGGTCCGTTTAATCCTCTCCCGCCGGCTGACCATATACGTCAAATTACGCACCTGAACACACATATATGTGGATgagacatacaaaaaaaatctacaaagaAAGCTTTTAAAagacattattatatataataatatatcattcTGTTTGGCATGTGAGAAACAATGAGATTTGTTCTGGTACATCAAGAAAAGTAAATAAGTTGACTTTCTATCTATTTCTACATATGAACAAGAATCTAGATAAATCACTTGCTTCAAATAGATTccttttattatgtattttagaGTAATGTGTCAAACATATGCACCGAtcgatgaaataaaataatgatttgaGAATGAGGATAATAATGACCTTTTGTGTTTTGTAGTGGAAGAGTTTGGATTAACATGATGGTGACTAAATGTGTTTACACTAGTATTTTGGTTTAAACCAAAAGAAAAGAGGAAATTACACATTTGTGTGTCATACATTTGTACAGGTGTGTGTTTTGGGTTTTGGCCTAAGAGCAAATTTTATGATCTAATGGCAACAATACTGATGTAATAATGACTGTGGCATGACAGAATGAAACAGGGAAAGAAATGAATGTTACTGATAACCCCGATAAAAACACTGACTAACCAACAATATTGAGAAAACCCCAATGATGCACTGTACACATTTtagtgtatatttttttttaagttataaagtTAGTGACAGTTAAGCGTTTCAGATATTGAGCAGTTTGCTTTTTCAGTTAAGTGCATGATCAAGATATAGAAAgtgcactttttgtttttgcaattctTAGGTGTAAACAAACTCCTTTCACGATTTCTACTTGATAATAGAACAGTAAAGTGAATAATGAGTGAATTCGGGAATCTTGGTTTGTGACAAGATAATGGCAGCTTTCAAACCAAAGCACAAAAACGTACTGTCTGCATCCAGAAGCTGAAGTATGCTGTGCCTTCAAAGAGTACAATTCAAAGTAGGAAGACATAAACCACTTTAAGCACAATTCTGGTAAATATGATCACATGTAGACAGTGCTAAACAAAAGGATTAACAGGGTCCAAAGCAGTTTGTGCTTGTCATTTCTACCAGTTCCAGGGGTAGCAGTTAAAATTCAGGACTAAATTGCTTTAATAACATGAATGCTCATGTGGTCAGATGCattcaaacagccacaaaagaccACGAACCCTGAGCTGACTCAAACATCTGATCATTATGAGATGTGTTGCaccaaaacaaataaaaggtgTTCATACTTTGTTTCACTGTACCAAAGCACACAACTTATAATTGAATTTGTAGTAGTCACCCTCATacttattcatttgttttccctCTCATTTGTAAGTCATGTTACATCAGTTCCTTATTCAGTAGCATTTGTGTGTCGCACTGAATGCTATGAAGGTGATGTAGAGCGTGACTTAACACAGAAAGGTCTCGATGAAACCCCAACATAAGTTTTCCAAAGAGATGAATGTTAGTAGTACGTGATAAAAATAGTAACGCATCTCAGCTGATCACTTATGATTGGATAACTGAAAACATGTTAGTTCTgagctgtgattggctgttgcatTCAGAGTGATAAGGAAGTCATAATGTGAGTTTATGTGACTACAGAAGGATTCTGCGAAACCTACCCTCTCCAGATCCTGACGCAAATGTGTGAAGAGTCGAAGACGCCTTAAAAGCACTTCCTGTTCTCGTCGGGCAAGACTGTCTTCCTCCTCTTTCTTCGGCATGATGAGAGGCTGGTTGAAGTTCACCTTCCTTTTCAACTTCCAGTATTGGAACAAGAAGTCCACCATCTCAAGAGGAAGCTGCAGATGTTCGGCAACCTCATCAGCGGCGACGAAGCGATAGAACTCATCCTCGAGCTGCTGGACTCGAAGCTTTCGCTCACTGAGTCTGGTCTCCTCTGGGTTCTGCGAGAGTCTGGTTTGGGAAGAAGATGAGAAGTCTATTGCTCTATTTCTGCTTCTGTCTTCCCTGGTCGGGACCTTTACTGGTCTGTCATCATCGCCCTCTTCCTCGTTCCAGTCCAGGCCAGAGTGCTTGGGACAA encodes:
- the ncmap gene encoding noncompact myelin-associated protein; translation: MQRASTASVTQATTQNTTVVTKSKEQILTQSSGAMIAVIVIGIIIILTFLLIVLKTYNRRTHAKRMLSGGSSKPRKKVSSTTTNTNLPMSNVGTSSASGSFIQSNASSENGFRIPRVDLGNIDHSNGEHFSTNSGSTIVTIHDMPSVDNT
- the jade1 gene encoding protein Jade-1, with protein sequence MMKRSRVPSTSEDSDNGSNSTSWSQHSNSKHRKQSGKRPSEVFRTDLITAMKLHDSHQLNPEDYYELADPWRQEWEKGVQVPVSPESIPQCAVRTVAEKSTAPLFIKPKKLIRSSESSMLGYVGIQTLADGMCRYDLNEEDVAWLQITNEEFSKMGMQPLDELTMERVMEEFERRCYDNMSHAMETEEGLGIEYDEDVVCDVCQSPDGEDGNEMVFCDKCNICVHQACYGILKVPEGSWLCRTCALGIFPKCHLCPKKGGAMKPTRSGTKWVHVSCALWIPEVSIGNPEKMEPITNVSHIPSNRWALICCLCKEKTGACIQCSAKSCRVAFHVTCGLHCGLKMNTILTEADEVKFKSFCPKHSGLDWNEEEGDDDRPVKVPTREDRSRNRAIDFSSSSQTRLSQNPEETRLSERKLRVQQLEDEFYRFVAADEVAEHLQLPLEMVDFLFQYWKLKRKVNFNQPLIMPKKEEEDSLARREQEVLLRRLRLFTHLRQDLERVRNLTYMVSRRERIKRTLCRVQEQIFHHHVRLLEQGRVTGISSTRRLEEAMFYFRTTPPVPASPQPLKGHCGQNSTLSSSEKGSNSYRSSKHIEAEKPAKMLMDGVPSSGDPVRNETAMSASSRRSEGRTRSGESHRKEEESERPLEDRRRKSKLWYPVSIKDKLRHAKSMEDTLSSETELDTMDDRLLLSHTDANSVATTPNTYNGSPRKTNASHQGKLVPNGTSGRHLKNWGSFRIPKRSERTSAGRQTERQDADNAADQNSSLKTFSTSPAPSSPQIRTRLRTGSENRRHLEESDLGQSEQGKRCHTQRLPSPMTRRYGSDVIQRGVLAS